TCAAGTGTGTTTTGTTCAGCATCACTAGCAAACATTCTGTCAGTCTTATTTCAATCATCTATGTTTTTAGCAGGATTTTTTGCAGAGAAAAAATCTTACTCCAAATCAATACGTATTCTTTTTATACAGATATTAATTGTTAAAGACTTGTGAATGAAGACTTTGCTAGCGCAAGGTTGTCTCAATTATTAGACGAGACTTACTAATTCAGGTTGAATGTAACTTAAGCGACAGTTTATATATGTAATCGGAATTAAATTGTTGGTTTGTGCAAATTAAAAATATTGCTAACCTCTGGAAAATATTCTAGTGAATTACCAGCCATTGTGCAAAAAACATTTTGGCTTTAGCGTTCTTAAATTCGCATTTAGCAGTTATGGATACAGACGCAGGGAAAAGCTAGAAAAATATAAATAATTAATTTAGGATTTAGCGATCGCTTTTACAGCAAAAAAATCTTGGCAATGCTAAAGATAGCAGCACTCAGGATGGCACTGACAGGAACCGTAATCAGCCATGCTGCTGCGATCCCCTTGAGAGTTTGGAATTTAATTGACTTGATATTTTGCACCAATCCAATGCCAACCACACCACCAACAAGGGCGTGGGAGGTGGATACAGGTAAGCCGAGACGGGATGCGAGGAGGATAGTTGTGGCGGTTGCGAGTTCGGCACAGAATCCACTACTAGGTTGTAAGGAAATAATATTTTCGCCAATGGTGGCAATCACTTTTTTACCCCAGATGGCTAAACCCCCCACAATACCCACGCCACCAAGGATTAAAATCCATATTGGGATGGTAATGCCATCTATGGGTACGCTACCAGTCTGATTAATGTAGACGATCGCAGCCAAAGGAGCGATCGCATTTCCCACATCATTAGAACCATGAGCAAAAGCGACAAAGCAAGCACTCAGCAATTGAAAGCGCCCAAATAAGCGTTCAGTAGGATTTTGCAGATGAGAGTTGGAATTTTGGATTTTACTGTTATCTAATTGTTGCCAGCTATAAAAAGTCAGCCCAACTGCGGCTATTGCACCTGTGAATATAGGAATATCATAACTAGGGATGTTTAACCCAAATCGATCGATGAAAAAATTGGTCAGAGGTTGAGTCAGTGAGGGAAGAACAATCACGCCAAATATCCCCAGAAGCGATGCACTCAACCAAGGAAGCCACTCATTTAACTGCATCAATTGATTAGGCTGCTCTAAAATCCAGCGCTTGATTTGACTGTAGAAAAGAGCAGCGATCGCACCACTAACGATCGGCGTTAAAATCCAGGCAATA
The genomic region above belongs to Calothrix sp. NIES-2098 and contains:
- a CDS encoding phosphate transporter, giving the protein MLITLALVAVLAFYVAFNLGANDVANAMGTSVGSKAVTLKQALIIAGVLEFAGAVLFGHEVTETLATKIANPALFAATPQILVMGMVTVLLASGVWLQIATSRGLPVSSSHAVVGAIAGFSWVALGVDAIDWSSIGSITIAWILTPIVSGAIAALFYSQIKRWILEQPNQLMQLNEWLPWLSASLLGIFGVIVLPSLTQPLTNFFIDRFGLNIPSYDIPIFTGAIAAVGLTFYSWQQLDNSKIQNSNSHLQNPTERLFGRFQLLSACFVAFAHGSNDVGNAIAPLAAIVYINQTGSVPIDGITIPIWILILGGVGIVGGLAIWGKKVIATIGENIISLQPSSGFCAELATATTILLASRLGLPVSTSHALVGGVVGIGLVQNIKSIKFQTLKGIAAAWLITVPVSAILSAAIFSIAKIFLL